In Gemmatimonadota bacterium, the genomic window GAGTCGGGCCTCTTCACGCGCGTCGTCGGGCACAGTCAGGTGACGGACGCGCACCTGCTCGCGCTCACGATTCGGCGGCGAGGGGCACTCGCGACGTTCGATGGAGGGATCGCTGAGTTGGGGAGAGATTACGAAGTGCATGTCGAGCTGATTGGGGGCGATCAACAGATGTGAGCGATACGCGTTCCCCTGAGCGGCCTGGCGGCCCACCGACCCCCGCTACGATCAGAACAGCCGGTCGATCCGACCCTTCTGCACCGACTGCCACGCGACCTGGCTCAGTGCCCGCACTCCGTCGATGAGGCGGGCGAATCTCGGGTCCGCTGTCTTGCCGGCCACGAACCGTGCATACAGCTGCTGGACGATCACAGCCACTTTGAACAGCCCGAAAGCATAGTAGAAGACGATGTCGTGCACGTCGGTGCCGCTCGCGCGGGCATAGAGCTCCACCACGTCGGTCCGGCTGGGCGTGCCCGGCAGCAACGTGGGACTCAGACGGGCCTCGATCAGATCCGGGGGGTCCTCCGGCCGTGTCCAGTAGGCCAGGAAGACACCGAGATCCATGAGGGGGTCCCCGAGCGTGGCCATCTCCCAGTCCAGCACGGCGATCAATCGCGACCAGTCGTCCGGATCGAGGACCACGTTGTCGTGCTTGAAGTCGTTGTGGATCAGAGACGCGCCGCTCTCCGGCGGCATCGAATCGAGTAGCCAGTCCGCGACCTTATCCGTCTCGGGGATGTCATCGGTCCGGGACCGCTCGTAGCGTTTCGCCCAGCCCTCGACCTGGCGGCGCACGTATCCCACCGGTCGCCCCAGCTCTCCGAGCCCGGCGGCTTCGAAGTCCACCGCGTGAAGCTCCACCAGCGACCGCACGAGAGCGTCCGTGATGCGCGCGGTCAGCTCCGGGGCGGGGATCATGGCGTCGGGCATCTCCTTGCGCAGGATGACGCCTTCCACGCGCTCCATCAGGTAGAAGGGCGCGCCGAGGACCCGCTCGTCTTCACAGAAGACCAGCGGCTCCGGCACCTTGGGCCAGACCGGAAAGAGGTGCGACAGAATCCTGAACTCCCGACCCATATCGTGGGCCGTAGCAATCTCCACGCCGATGGGGGGACGGCGGAGGATTACGCACCCGTCACCGGCGTGCACCAGATAGGTGAGGTTCGAGTACCCATTGGGGAATTGCTCAATCCGGATCTCCCCGCCTCCCAGCTCGGGCAGCACCCTCCCCAAGTACTCCGCCAGACGCTCCCGATCGATCTCTTCCCCGCTACGCTCGGCGCCCGGCGCATCGAGCCACTTCGGCGAGCTCATCCTTTCGGGAAGATCATCGGCTGCTATTGAAGCCGGAGCCCGTAGTCGCGGAGAATTCTCCGGGCGACCCGACTCTTGTGGACCTCGTCTGGGCCGTCGTAGATGCGCGATCCCCGTTCGTGGCGGACCCAGAAGGAGAGCAGCGTGTCGTCGGTCATGCCGAGCGCTCCGTGCGTTTGCAGCGAACGATCGAGCACCGTATGGAGGACCCGCGCGACGAAGAACTTGATCAGCGAAATCTCGTTGCGGGCCGCGTCGGGCCCGTCGCGGTCGATCTTGCTCGCCGTATCGAGCACCATCAAGCGGGACGCATCGATGTCCGCACGACTCTCCGCGATCCAGTTGTGAATCGTCTGCTTGCTCGCCAGGAGTCCGCCCCGGACCTGACGCGTAGCGGCCCTTTCGCACATCATCTCGAACGCGCGCTCACAGATGCCGATCCAACGCATGCAGTGATGGATCCGACCCGTGGCGAGGCGCTCCTGCGCGATGGCGAAGCCCGCGCCTTGCTTGCCCAGCACGTTCGATAGAGGCACGCGACAGTCTTCGTAGAGGATCTCGGCGTGGCTCATCCAGCCCTCGCCCTCTTCCCCCATCACCGAGATGTTGCGCACCTGCGTGAAGCCAGGGGTATCCGTGGGAACGAGAATCTGGCTCGCCCGCGCGTAGGGGCTGTCGGCGTCGGGGTCGGTGACCGCCATGACGATCGCGAACGCAGCGCCGTCGGCCGCCGTGGTGAACCACTTGTGGCCGTTGATGACGTAGTCGTCTCCGTCGCGCACGGCGGTGGTGCTCATGACCACCGGGTCGGAGCCCGCGTGCTCGGGCTCCGTCATGCTGAAGCAGCTCCGGATCTTCCCCGCGAGCAGAGGACGTAGGAAGCGCTCTTGCTGCTCCTCCGTGCCCTGCGTGGTGAGCACCTCGATGTTGCCCGCGTCCGGCGCGTTGCAGTTGAAGATGAAGAGGCCGTACGGGCTTCGGCCCAGCACCTCGCTGACCTGCCCGAACTCCGCCAAGGTGAGACCGAGACCGCCCCATTCCTCGCTTACCTGCGGTGTCCAGAGCCCGAGATCGCGCACTTTCTGTCGCTTTTCTTCGAGCACCGGAAGCATGGTGTAGAACTCCTTGCGGCCCGCGTGACTTTCGATGGGATAGACGTCGGACTCCATGAAGGAGCGAACCCGATCGACGATGCCTCCAATGCGGTCAGACATACGTGGCGAGCTCCACTGAGCTGAAGCGCGGTTGCGCGTTGAACGATTTGAGCGACAAACCCTCCTCCCGGAAGACGAGCTCCGTAAGGGTGGTATTCTGCACCGCCCAAGCAAGCTCCATGGCGCGCTCGTCGTCCAGGCCCAGGACCCATGCGACGATCGAGCCGATCGGTCCGCCGGACGTGAACACTCCGATCGTGGTGCCGCTACCGACGTCGTCGAGGATGTGGCCGACCCCGCTCTCGACGCGCGCGCGAAAAGCCTGCCAACTCTCCTCTACACCGATATCGGAGGGCAGCTCGTCCCGCGCCCAACTCCGCGTGATCTGGCGAAACGCCGAGAAGTACACGCGCGCACGCTGCTTACCATCGGAGTCGCGCGCCTGAATCGCCTCGAGTTGGCCCTCGTACTCCGGCCGAGAGAGCACCTTCTCCACTACGCGTGCACCGCTGTGCTCCTCGAGCTGCTCGACGGTCACCGGATCCGGCCAGGGCCGATCGCCGCGCGAGTAAGCCGAAGCAACCGCGTCGGCGGTCTGCCTATGTCGTTGCGCGGGTCCCACGAAGACGCGATCGAAGACCACTCCGGAGCGCACGAGCTCCTCACCCAGGGAGTCGGCCTGTTTCAGGCCCAGCGGCGAGAGTTGGTCGTAGTTCTCGAACGCCTCCGATGGATCTGTCGAGAACGTCGCTTGGGCATGCCGTACCAGGATCATCCTGCTCATGCGACGAGCGTGGCTCCCGCTGCTATTCCGAGCCTTCCAATCGGCGGATCGCCTCCTCGATGTCGATTCCGGACTCGATCCAGTCGGTGAAGCGCTCAGGGGTTCCGTCGTCGAGCGTTCGCACCAGGAACGTGGCCCTCGTTCCCTGGCGACGCGTAGGCGTGAAGGTGAGTGGAGCGCCGACCCCCTGGAACCCGTCGAACGTTTCCAACGCCTCGATGAGCGTCTCAGTCGTCAGGTCACGACCGGCCCGTCTGAGGCCCTCGACGAGCGGCTCCGCGTAGCGGAAGCCGGACAGGAAGAACTCGCTGACACGCTCATCAGGAGCGATGCGCGCGCTCGCCTCCCGGTACTTCTCCATGAGGGGATGACCCGAGTTGTACAGCTCGCCGATCGCTGCGAAGATCACGCCTGCCCAGGCGCCTTCCGTCAGGTCGTACATGTGCACCACGTCCGCGAGCACTGAGCTCGCGAGCCACTGCGTCTCGTAGCCGAGCCTGCCGAGGGCGCCGACGATGATCGTCGCGTGCCGGGGCGTAAGCCACATGATTATCGCTTCGGCCCCCGACTCACGGAGCCTCACGGCGTGCGAGTTCAAGTCGGTGTCCGGGACTTCTACCGACGCGGCTTCGACCACGCTCAGCCCGTGCTTTTCGAGCGCCAGTTGAGCACCGATCAGCCCGCTCTGGCCGAAGTCGTCGTTC contains:
- a CDS encoding phosphotransferase family protein — its product is MSSPKWLDAPGAERSGEEIDRERLAEYLGRVLPELGGGEIRIEQFPNGYSNLTYLVHAGDGCVILRRPPIGVEIATAHDMGREFRILSHLFPVWPKVPEPLVFCEDERVLGAPFYLMERVEGVILRKEMPDAMIPAPELTARITDALVRSLVELHAVDFEAAGLGELGRPVGYVRRQVEGWAKRYERSRTDDIPETDKVADWLLDSMPPESGASLIHNDFKHDNVVLDPDDWSRLIAVLDWEMATLGDPLMDLGVFLAYWTRPEDPPDLIEARLSPTLLPGTPSRTDVVELYARASGTDVHDIVFYYAFGLFKVAVIVQQLYARFVAGKTADPRFARLIDGVRALSQVAWQSVQKGRIDRLF
- a CDS encoding acyl-CoA dehydrogenase family protein, whose protein sequence is MSDRIGGIVDRVRSFMESDVYPIESHAGRKEFYTMLPVLEEKRQKVRDLGLWTPQVSEEWGGLGLTLAEFGQVSEVLGRSPYGLFIFNCNAPDAGNIEVLTTQGTEEQQERFLRPLLAGKIRSCFSMTEPEHAGSDPVVMSTTAVRDGDDYVINGHKWFTTAADGAAFAIVMAVTDPDADSPYARASQILVPTDTPGFTQVRNISVMGEEGEGWMSHAEILYEDCRVPLSNVLGKQGAGFAIAQERLATGRIHHCMRWIGICERAFEMMCERAATRQVRGGLLASKQTIHNWIAESRADIDASRLMVLDTASKIDRDGPDAARNEISLIKFFVARVLHTVLDRSLQTHGALGMTDDTLLSFWVRHERGSRIYDGPDEVHKSRVARRILRDYGLRLQ
- a CDS encoding histidine phosphatase family protein encodes the protein MSRMILVRHAQATFSTDPSEAFENYDQLSPLGLKQADSLGEELVRSGVVFDRVFVGPAQRHRQTADAVASAYSRGDRPWPDPVTVEQLEEHSGARVVEKVLSRPEYEGQLEAIQARDSDGKQRARVYFSAFRQITRSWARDELPSDIGVEESWQAFRARVESGVGHILDDVGSGTTIGVFTSGGPIGSIVAWVLGLDDERAMELAWAVQNTTLTELVFREEGLSLKSFNAQPRFSSVELATYV
- a CDS encoding ABC transporter substrate-binding protein, producing the protein MMSMWNKGIRYARRTALLSLTLGVAYGCAEPVDEGAVRGVTDDEIVIGGWGPQTGPAALWGSIGRGTAAYFEMINEEGGIHGRKIRFIFRDDAYQPSRTVAVVREMVERDRVFAVVAGVGTAPTRAVMDYLIENEVVMVSPATGATHWAWPPKKYVFAQYTPYFDEAAVLVDHVVNDLGLTKVAVIYQNDDFGQSGLIGAQLALEKHGLSVVEAASVEVPDTDLNSHAVRLRESGAEAIIMWLTPRHATIIVGALGRLGYETQWLASSVLADVVHMYDLTEGAWAGVIFAAIGELYNSGHPLMEKYREASARIAPDERVSEFFLSGFRYAEPLVEGLRRAGRDLTTETLIEALETFDGFQGVGAPLTFTPTRRQGTRATFLVRTLDDGTPERFTDWIESGIDIEEAIRRLEGSE